ATCTGGGTGCTCTTCCGCAGCAGGGTGGTGTGGCTCGTCGTCTTGGTATTTGGCAACATCTTCTCGGGCGCGGGCATTGCTCACTATGAAGAACTGATTGAAAGCGTTGTCGCCCTTGTCTTCTTCCTACCCCTGTTGATTGATAGCGGGGGGAACGCTGGCTCTCAGGCGGCGACGTTGATGGTCCGTGGACTTGCAACAGGTGATGTTGTCATGCGGGATTGGTTCAAGATCCTGGGCAAAGAGTTGCTTGTTGCATCGCTCCTTGGAGCAAGCATGGCGGTCGCAGTATCGATCATTGGTGTGGTGCGCGGAGGGCCTGAAATCGCGGTTGTAGTCGCCCTCACCATGGTCATCGTCGTAATTATTGGCAGTGTCATCGGCATGTCATTGCCCTTTCTCCTCAGTAAGCTCCGGCTAGACCCGGCAAGCGCGAGCGCCCCGCTCATCACCAGCATTTGTGACGGTGTAGGGGTAATGATCTACTTCGCTATTGCCAGCCAGATACTCCTCTAACGGCACCGCTGGTGGTTCCCCGCGGCTAGGGCTGCCGGGGAACCACCTTTATCTGTGGCCCGCCGGCCTCTGACTCAATTTGCTTGAAGATTAGAAAGGAGCCTCATGGGCCTCCTCGACATGCTGATCCGAATCGGACTTGGCCTCCTGCTCGGAGCCGCCGGGGGTTAGAACGCCAATGGCGGGCCGGCAGTTGTTTGAAGAAGAACAAGAACAAGTCTAAAACGCAAAAGGCCCCGTCCGCCGTCGTAATCGACGGGGAACGGGGCCTCTGCTGGGCGGACCCGCGGGGCCAGAGGAGGCCGGAGTTAGGCGTCCAGGGCGGCCTTGAACCAGCTGGTGATGGTGGAGGGGTGTGTGATGGCGGTTCCCACAACCACGGCGAAGGCGCCGGCGTCCAGGGCTGCGCGGGCTTGCGCGGGGGAGTGGATCCGGCCCTCGGCGATGAGCGGCTTGCCCAAGTTGGCGGCGGCGATTTCGGCGATGAGCTCCAGGTCCGGGCCATCGGTCTTGGGGCGCTCGCCCGAGTAACCGGCCAGGGTGGTGCCGATCAGGTCGGCGCCGGCCTCGGCCGCGGCCACGGCGTCCTCGAAGGAGCCACAATCAGCCATGACGAGGGAATTTGAGTTGGCGTGCACGCCGGCAATCGTCTCGGCGAGGGTCAGGCCGTCCGGGCGGGGGCGGCGGGTGCCGTCGATGGCCACGATGTGCGCTCCTGCGCTGGCGCAGGCCAGGGCATGGCGCAGCGTGGGGGTGATGAAGACGCCGTCGTGCCCGTCCTTCCACAGCCCGATGACAGGAACTTCCACTGCCGCGCGGGCGAACTGAATGTCGGCAATGCCCTGCACACGGATTGCCGCGGCGCCGCCGGTAACAGCCGACGCGGCCACCTGGGCCATGGTGCGGGGGTCGCGCATGGGTTCGCCAGGATACGCCTGGGCGGACACCACAAGCTGTCCGGCCAGCGCATCAAAGTTGGTCAATTTCAGTGTCACTGTGACTCCTAGAAAAGGTAAAAGCGAATTATTGGTCAAGGACCAGGGACGCGGCGCCCACAATGGCGGCGTTGTTGCCAAGGCTTGCCCGCACCACAGGGACGGACGCCAGCGGCGCCAAGAGTTCAGCGCGCAGGGCCGCTTCCATCCCTGACCACCATAGGTCTCCGGCGTCGGCCAGGCCACCCGAGACGACAACCACTGCCGGGTCGAGGATGTTGATCAGCCCGCCCACGGCCTGTCCGGCGGCGGCAGCTGCGTGGGAAATGACGTGCAAGGCCAGCTCGTCGCCGGCCTTGGCCGCGTCAAAGACCGCACGGGTGTCGGCCAAGGCAGAACTGCCGCCGTTGCGCCCATAGGCTGCGTGGATTGCGGGCCCGGAGGCGACGGCTTCCACGTGGCCGGAATGCCCGCAGGAACACGGCAGGGGGGTGCCGCGGTGCACGGCCAGGGGTGAGGCGAAGTGGCCAACATGCCCGCCCACAAAGTGGTGCCCCAGCAGCGGCTTGCCGTCAACAACAAAACTGCCGCCAACTCCGGTGCCGAAGGCCACCATGAGCGCCGTTGCGGCGCCTGCGCCGGCACCCTGCCAGGCCTCGCCGAGCGCGTGGGCATGGACATCATTGACGACGGCGGCCGGCAGTCCCAGCCGCTCCGAAAGTCCCGCCGTGATGGCGGTTCCGGTCCAGCCAAGGATGGCGTCGGTGGCGGAGATGACGGTGCCTTCAGCCGCGTTGATGACGCCTGCGGAGCCGACGCCGACGGCGTCAACTGTGGAGCCCAGCGCTGCGGCCCGGTCAATCAGGGAACGCACCATGGCGGCGGTGGCGTCGAGAATGGCCTCGCCGCCGTCGCGGTTGAGCGTGGGAATCTGCTCCGTCAGCAGCACGGAACCGTCTTCCGCCACCACTCCGGCCGCCGTCTTGGTTCCGCCAAGATCAACGCCTACTACGTACCGCATGAAGAATCCTTTGAAGTGCTAAAGCTCAAAAACTGGCCCGCAGTTGTGGTCGTAGAACGTGCCGAAAACGGTGTTTTCACGACCACAACTGCGGGCTAGTTGCAAGAGAGGGGTGCTTAGATCAGGCCGTTGCGCTCAAGGATAACCTTGATGGCTGCGGTCTCATCGGCGTCGAGGGAGAGCATGGGGGCGCTCATGACGTTGGTCTTGATGACGCCCATGAGCATCAGCGCGGTCTTGAACGCGCCCAGGCCCGCGGCGTTGCCGGAAACTCGGCCGGCCTTCGGGGTGTAGACGATGTTGAAGACGTCGGCGATGCGGTCCTGCTCGGCAGCGGCACCGGCCCAGTCGCCGGCGATGGCGAGATCGTACAGGCGGCGGTAACCCTTGGGGTCGACGTTGCCCAGCCCCGGCACAACACCCTGTGCGCCGCCGAGCAGTGCACCGTCAACAACCACTTCGTGGCCGGTGAAGATGTCAAAGTTCGGGATGTCCTTGGCACCGATGAGCAGCTGGCGGAAGGAGACGTCGTCGCCCGAGGAATCCTTCACACCGGCGATGACGCCTTCGCGGCCCAGCTCCAGGAGCAGGTCGGTGGGCATCTTGAAGTGGGTGCGGACCGGCACATCGTAGACGAACAACGGCACGTCAACCGAGGCTGCAACGGTGCGGATGTGGCGGCCGGTCTCTTCCGGGTTGCTGATGGCGTAGTACTGGCTGGTGGCCACGATGCCGTCTGCGCCGAGGGAGACCATGCGCTGTGCTTCTTCAACAACACGGTTGGTGGTCTGCTCAACAGCACCGACCAGCAGCGGAACCTGTCCGGCGTTGACGCCGGCAATGGTGGTCAGCACGGTGTCGCGCTCGGCGTTGGTCAGGTGGGTGACCTCGCCGGAGGAGCCGTTGACGAACAGGCCGGACACGCCGCCGTCGAGCAAGTGGCGGGTGAGGTTCTCCAAGGAGGGAACATCAATGGTGCCTTCGGCGGTGCGGGGGGTGCAGACGGGGGGAATGACGCCCTGGAAACGGGTTGCGACGGTAGTCACGTGAATTGCTCCAAAATTGTGTTGATTATAGGGAAAAATTGGTGGCCCACACGCCCGGGCCCCGGGCCGACGCGCCAGCGCCAGCCTGGGAGGGCGTGGATGGGCCCACATGTCCGAGGGTCCCGCCTTGGTGCGGAGCACCAAAGCGGGAAGACATGGGGATTAGATGTGAAGAAGGGACGGCGCAGCGCCGAGAAGCTTCTTCGTGTAATCGTTGGACGGGTTGTCGAAGATCTGCTCCGCCGAACCCTGTTCAACGATCTGGCCGTAGTACATGACACAGATGCGGTCTGAAACGTAACGGACCGTCTGGATGTCATGGCTGATGAAAACCATGCCCAGGTTCAGTTCCCTTTTCAGGTCAGAGAGCAGGTTCAACACCTGGGCGCGGACGGAAACATCCAGTGCCGAGGTGGGCTCGTCGGCCACCATGATGTCAGGGCCTAGAGCCAGTGCGCGCGCAATGGCCACGCGTTGGCGCTGTCCGCCGGAAACCTGCGACGGCGTGACCTCGGCCGCCGATTGCGGCAAACCAACCAGCGAGAGCAGTTCGCGGACCTTGGCCAGGCGCGAGGCGCCATTGCCGATGCCGTGAATAACCAGCGGGTCAAGAAGGATGTCCTGGATGGTCATGCGCGGGTTCAATGCGGTGGACGGGTCCTGGAAGACCACGGACACCGAGCGGCCGAACTCCTTGCGCATGGTGGCGTTGCGCTTAATGGCGGGCTTGCCATGGAACAACACCTGCCCGGAAGTGGGAGTTTGCAGGCCAACCAGCACGGAGGCGAGGGTGGACTTGCCACAACCGGACTCGCCCACAATGCCCACGGTTTCGCCGCGGCTGATGGAGAAGTCCACACCGTTGACGGCCTTGACGTAGCTGGGCTTGAACAGGCCGCCGGAACGGGTCCGGTGATGGACGTGCAGGTCCTTCAGCTCGATGACAGGGGTCAGTCCGCTGGCGGCTGAGCCTGATGCGTGCTTGCTCATGAGGCACCTTCCGTAACTGCTGCGGCGGAAACCGTCGCGGCATCTTCCTTCTTGTGGCTGGCCCAGAAGTGGTCGCCTGTCACACCGTCACGGGTGATGGGGACAAACGCCAACTTTTGGGCCGGGTCGGCGTCGGGACGCTGGGACCGGCTGGCAAACCGGTCGCCGTTGGCAAACTCCCGCGGCGAGGGGACCGTGCCGGGGATCTGGTGCAGGCGGACGGCGTCGGACTCAATGGAGAGCACCGCACCCAACAGACCACGGGTGTATTCGTGGGTGGGGTGTGCCAGCAGTTCCGAGGCCTGGCCGGATTCAACAACTTGGCCGGCGTACATGACCGTGATCTTGTGCGCCAGTGAGGCGACAAGGGCAAGGTCGTGGCTGACGAAGACCATGGCGAAGCCAAGCTGCTCGCGCAATTCGTTCAACAGGTCGACAACCTGCTTCTGGACGGTGACATCCAAGGCGGTGGTGGGCTCATCGGCAACCACAATCTTGGGTGAGCGGGACAGTGCCATGGCGATCAGCACACGCTGGCGCTGGCCGCCGGAGAGCTCGTGCGGGTAGCTCTTGAGCGTGCGCACGGGATCCAGCTGCACCAGTTCCAGCAGCTCGGCCGGGGTCTTGCGGCCGTTGCGGCGGGTCAACTGCAGCATCTGCTCCTTGATCAGCATGGAGGGGTTGAGCGAGCTCAGCGCATCCTGGTAGACCATGGCGATCTGCTCCCCGCGCAGGCCGTCATAGGCCTTCACGGAGCTGTGCTTGGTGGCAGGGTCCAGTAGTTCCTTGCCGTCAAACTTGATGGATCCGGTGACCTCTGCCGTCTTGGGCAGCAGGCCCATGATGGCCAGCGAGGTGATGGACTTGCCACAACCTGACTCGCCCACCAGGCCCATGGTTTCGCCTTCGCGAACCGTGAAGGACACGTTGTCAACGATCGGGGTTTGATCAAAGCGGCCGGGGAAACGGATGGAAAGGTTCTTCACCTCAAGGATCACGCGGGCATCCGCGTCAACCTGGGGGAGGCGGTCGTTGCGGGACTGTTCCACTGCCTGCAGCAGCAAAAGTTCCTTGTTCAACGCAGCGAAGGGATCTTCGATGGCTGCGCGTGCAGCAGCATCGGCCTTGGCGAGCTCAACAGCGGCAGCTGCCGAACCGTCGTCGTCCTTGACAGGAGCAGCCTTCTTGAAGCGAGGGTTGACCATGGCATCGGTGAGGCCTTCGGCCAGGATGTTCAAGGACAGCACCGTCAAGAGGATGACGAGACCGGCGAAGGTGGTTGCCCACCAGCCGCCCGAAAGCACCAGGTTGCGGCCGTAGGAGATGACGTTGCCCCAGCTGGGATCGGGATCCTGGATGCCAGCGCCCAGGAAGGACAGCGAAGCTTCGAGGATGATGGCGTCGGCAACCATGACGGTGGCGAACACCAGAACGGGGGCCGCAGTGTTGCGCACAATGTGCTTGAGCATGATGTAGGCGCGACCTGCACCAATGACACGCTCGGCGCGGACGTAGTCCTCACCGTACTGGGAGAGTACATTGGCGCGGACCACGCGGGCCAGCTGCGGGGTGTAAATGATGGCGATCGCGATGATGATGGTCGGCACAGAGTTGCCGAATGCGGTCAACAGCACGGCGGCCAGGGCGATACCCGGGAACGCCATCAGGATATCCATGAGGCGCATGATGACCTCATTGACACCCTTTGAGGACGTCGCCGCAAGGGCACCGAGGGTGGCGCCGAGGATGATGGCCAGGGCTACTGCGCCAAGGCCGATCATGAGGGACGCCTGGGCGCCGTACATCAGGCGGGAAAGGACATCGCGGCCAATCCTGTCAGTGCCGAACCAGTGTGCGGTGCTCGGTGCCTGGGCGGGATCGCCGGTTTCCAAGGGATCGTGCGGGGCGAGGAACGGCGCCAGAATGGCCACCAGCGCAATGAAGACCAAGAAGATCAGGGCCAGTTTGGAGCCCATGTTCAGGGCCTTGAAACGCAGGCCCGGCGCGCTGAGCCGTTCGGCAAGTTTGCTACGCATGGCTTAGACCGTCCTGATTCGGGGGTTGATGAGCAAGTACAAAAGGTCCACCAGGATGTTGACCAGAACAAAGGTCACGGCGATGACGAGCACAACGCCCTGGACCAGGTTGGTGTCGGCGTTGGTGATGCCGTTGAGGATCTGCTGTCCCATGCCGGGCAGTGAGAAGATCATTTCAATCACGACGGCGCCGCCAAGCAGGTAGCCGATGCGAAGACCCAGCACGGTCACCGGGGTGACAAGGGCGTTGCGCAGGACGTTCTTGGAAACGACTGTGGTGTACGGGACGCCGTTGCCGATCGCGGTGCGGACGTAGTCGCGGTCCAGTTCTTCAACCATCGAGGTGCGGACAACACGGATCAGCGAGGCGGAAACCGGGATTGCCAGGGCCAGCGCCGGGAGGGTCATGGAGCTGAGCCAGCCCATGAAACCGTCATCCGGGTCGGCGAGGCCGCCTGAGGGGAACCAAGAGTTGTCG
This genomic interval from Arthrobacter sp. PAMC 25486 contains the following:
- a CDS encoding N-acetylmannosamine-6-phosphate 2-epimerase: MTLKLTNFDALAGQLVVSAQAYPGEPMRDPRTMAQVAASAVTGGAAAIRVQGIADIQFARAAVEVPVIGLWKDGHDGVFITPTLRHALACASAGAHIVAIDGTRRPRPDGLTLAETIAGVHANSNSLVMADCGSFEDAVAAAEAGADLIGTTLAGYSGERPKTDGPDLELIAEIAAANLGKPLIAEGRIHSPAQARAALDAGAFAVVVGTAITHPSTITSWFKAALDA
- a CDS encoding ROK family protein; translation: MRYVVGVDLGGTKTAAGVVAEDGSVLLTEQIPTLNRDGGEAILDATAAMVRSLIDRAAALGSTVDAVGVGSAGVINAAEGTVISATDAILGWTGTAITAGLSERLGLPAAVVNDVHAHALGEAWQGAGAGAATALMVAFGTGVGGSFVVDGKPLLGHHFVGGHVGHFASPLAVHRGTPLPCSCGHSGHVEAVASGPAIHAAYGRNGGSSALADTRAVFDAAKAGDELALHVISHAAAAAGQAVGGLINILDPAVVVVSGGLADAGDLWWSGMEAALRAELLAPLASVPVVRASLGNNAAIVGAASLVLDQ
- a CDS encoding dihydrodipicolinate synthase family protein, whose translation is MTTVATRFQGVIPPVCTPRTAEGTIDVPSLENLTRHLLDGGVSGLFVNGSSGEVTHLTNAERDTVLTTIAGVNAGQVPLLVGAVEQTTNRVVEEAQRMVSLGADGIVATSQYYAISNPEETGRHIRTVAASVDVPLFVYDVPVRTHFKMPTDLLLELGREGVIAGVKDSSGDDVSFRQLLIGAKDIPNFDIFTGHEVVVDGALLGGAQGVVPGLGNVDPKGYRRLYDLAIAGDWAGAAAEQDRIADVFNIVYTPKAGRVSGNAAGLGAFKTALMLMGVIKTNVMSAPMLSLDADETAAIKVILERNGLI
- a CDS encoding ATP-binding cassette domain-containing protein, translated to MSKHASGSAASGLTPVIELKDLHVHHRTRSGGLFKPSYVKAVNGVDFSISRGETVGIVGESGCGKSTLASVLVGLQTPTSGQVLFHGKPAIKRNATMRKEFGRSVSVVFQDPSTALNPRMTIQDILLDPLVIHGIGNGASRLAKVRELLSLVGLPQSAAEVTPSQVSGGQRQRVAIARALALGPDIMVADEPTSALDVSVRAQVLNLLSDLKRELNLGMVFISHDIQTVRYVSDRICVMYYGQIVEQGSAEQIFDNPSNDYTKKLLGAAPSLLHI
- a CDS encoding dipeptide/oligopeptide/nickel ABC transporter permease/ATP-binding protein, whose amino-acid sequence is MRSKLAERLSAPGLRFKALNMGSKLALIFLVFIALVAILAPFLAPHDPLETGDPAQAPSTAHWFGTDRIGRDVLSRLMYGAQASLMIGLGAVALAIILGATLGALAATSSKGVNEVIMRLMDILMAFPGIALAAVLLTAFGNSVPTIIIAIAIIYTPQLARVVRANVLSQYGEDYVRAERVIGAGRAYIMLKHIVRNTAAPVLVFATVMVADAIILEASLSFLGAGIQDPDPSWGNVISYGRNLVLSGGWWATTFAGLVILLTVLSLNILAEGLTDAMVNPRFKKAAPVKDDDGSAAAAVELAKADAAARAAIEDPFAALNKELLLLQAVEQSRNDRLPQVDADARVILEVKNLSIRFPGRFDQTPIVDNVSFTVREGETMGLVGESGCGKSITSLAIMGLLPKTAEVTGSIKFDGKELLDPATKHSSVKAYDGLRGEQIAMVYQDALSSLNPSMLIKEQMLQLTRRNGRKTPAELLELVQLDPVRTLKSYPHELSGGQRQRVLIAMALSRSPKIVVADEPTTALDVTVQKQVVDLLNELREQLGFAMVFVSHDLALVASLAHKITVMYAGQVVESGQASELLAHPTHEYTRGLLGAVLSIESDAVRLHQIPGTVPSPREFANGDRFASRSQRPDADPAQKLAFVPITRDGVTGDHFWASHKKEDAATVSAAAVTEGAS